The Fulvivirga ligni genome window below encodes:
- a CDS encoding MIP/aquaporin family protein, giving the protein MKKYISELIGTYGLVFCGTGAIVINDVSGGSITHPGIAITFGLIVMAMIYTFGEISGAHMNPAVTIAFWFAKRFSGKQVLPYIIAQLVGALAASFTLKMLFPSHITLGATLPSGDIWQTFVIEIILTFFLMLVIMHVSTGSKEIGNLAGMAIGATVLLEAMFAGPITGASMNPARSLAPALASGQLQHFWVYILAPVIGASLAILLCRFLNTDKECC; this is encoded by the coding sequence ATGAAAAAATATATATCTGAGCTGATAGGCACTTATGGCCTGGTATTCTGCGGTACTGGCGCTATTGTGATTAACGATGTTTCCGGAGGGAGTATTACCCATCCGGGCATAGCGATCACCTTTGGCCTTATTGTAATGGCCATGATCTATACTTTTGGTGAAATTTCAGGAGCTCATATGAATCCGGCCGTTACCATTGCCTTTTGGTTTGCAAAGAGATTTTCCGGGAAGCAGGTTTTGCCCTATATCATTGCGCAACTTGTAGGTGCACTTGCCGCCAGCTTTACGCTGAAAATGCTCTTTCCCAGCCACATCACTTTGGGTGCTACGCTACCTTCTGGAGATATATGGCAAACTTTTGTAATAGAAATTATTCTTACCTTCTTTCTCATGCTGGTGATCATGCACGTATCTACCGGCTCAAAAGAAATTGGAAATCTGGCTGGGATGGCCATTGGAGCCACAGTACTTCTTGAAGCTATGTTTGCCGGACCAATAACAGGGGCTTCCATGAACCCTGCTCGATCCCTAGCCCCGGCACTGGCCTCAGGACAGCTACAGCATTTCTGGGTGTATATTCTTGCTCCTGTAATAGGTGCATCGCTGGCCATCTTGCTATGTAGATTTTTGAATACGGATAAGGAATGCTGTTAG
- a CDS encoding VOC family protein, translating into MISTSKIFSSFSVDDLAAARQFYEKVLGFKVKDSAMGPIHLQADGINPIVVYPKPNHQPATFTVMNLPVDDIDSAVDELIAKGVVFEKYDEPIKTDAKGICRDEKGPYIAWFKDPAGNILSVLQER; encoded by the coding sequence ATGATATCTACATCTAAAATATTCTCAAGTTTTTCGGTAGACGATCTGGCAGCAGCCAGACAGTTCTATGAAAAGGTATTGGGTTTTAAAGTAAAAGACAGCGCCATGGGCCCTATTCATCTTCAGGCCGATGGAATTAACCCGATTGTGGTGTATCCCAAACCTAATCATCAACCGGCTACTTTCACTGTGATGAACCTTCCTGTAGATGATATTGATAGTGCGGTGGACGAACTTATAGCCAAAGGAGTGGTATTTGAAAAATATGATGAACCCATAAAGACCGATGCCAAAGGAATATGCCGGGACGAAAAAGGCCCTTATATAGCCTGGTTTAAAGATCCTGCAGGTAATATTTTATCGGTTTTGCAGGAGCGATAG
- a CDS encoding nuclear transport factor 2 family protein produces MMKINNKVKLIRTYNECFITNDFDKILSLVTDDVEWEVIGDRHLKGKEKMKEFLYSMPTDMESSLKLDHILTHGYEATCNGKVSYVNSKGEKGEVHFCDVFTFKGLKDPRISKMTSYIIEVKH; encoded by the coding sequence ATGATGAAAATAAATAATAAAGTAAAACTGATCCGAACCTATAACGAGTGCTTCATTACCAACGATTTTGATAAAATTTTAAGCCTGGTTACTGATGATGTTGAATGGGAGGTAATAGGAGACAGGCATTTGAAAGGTAAGGAAAAAATGAAGGAGTTTTTATATAGTATGCCTACCGATATGGAATCATCCTTAAAGCTGGATCATATTCTTACTCATGGTTATGAGGCCACTTGTAATGGAAAGGTGTCATACGTGAACAGTAAAGGCGAAAAGGGTGAAGTGCATTTCTGCGATGTCTTTACTTTTAAAGGGCTTAAGGACCCCAGGATTAGCAAAATGACCTCTTATATTATAGAAGTTAAACACTAA
- a CDS encoding GyrI-like domain-containing protein, which produces MIPNNIQAIEEPLHLGCLVKKYAIPGKMDLTSQWIEFLRYFPKLKSGNLSMTYGVCWHISDDEMEYWAATKVNPADQLPSEFEHRSLKAHEYGVFLHEGHVSELSNTVDAIFKGWDEAYEYQPDFNNRFFFEKYGPSFEPQTGLGGVEVWVPVIKQ; this is translated from the coding sequence ATGATACCTAATAATATACAAGCAATCGAAGAGCCGCTTCACTTGGGGTGTCTGGTAAAAAAGTATGCCATTCCGGGGAAGATGGATTTAACCAGTCAGTGGATTGAGTTTCTTCGCTATTTCCCTAAGCTCAAGTCTGGTAATCTCAGCATGACTTATGGCGTGTGCTGGCATATCAGCGACGATGAAATGGAGTACTGGGCTGCCACTAAAGTTAATCCTGCTGATCAGCTACCTTCAGAATTTGAGCACAGAAGCCTGAAAGCTCATGAATATGGAGTTTTTCTGCACGAAGGTCATGTTAGTGAGTTGAGTAATACGGTAGATGCTATATTCAAAGGCTGGGATGAAGCATATGAATATCAGCCAGATTTTAATAATCGATTCTTTTTTGAAAAATATGGACCATCCTTTGAGCCACAAACAGGTCTTGGCGGGGTTGAAGTGTGGGTGCCAGTAATAAAACAATGA
- a CDS encoding DinB family protein has product MITSNTKNIVSQFKESTSQLMARIEKLSEKQLNLKPFEGSWSVAQVADHLYRSYNLADGIKVPGEKCTRDPEQFVPDIHSDFLDFTVKYESPSMLLPSEGFIKKEKLLADLNERLAKMEEALSTTDLEEICVVDHPGYGELTKYEWIDFMVCHTKRHLHQIEHIETYIN; this is encoded by the coding sequence ATGATCACTTCAAATACCAAAAACATAGTATCTCAATTTAAAGAATCTACAAGCCAACTGATGGCTCGTATTGAAAAATTGAGCGAGAAGCAACTGAACCTCAAGCCGTTTGAGGGTAGCTGGTCCGTAGCCCAGGTGGCCGACCATTTATACCGATCTTATAATCTGGCAGACGGAATTAAAGTTCCGGGAGAGAAATGTACAAGAGATCCTGAACAGTTTGTGCCAGACATCCATAGTGATTTCCTTGATTTTACTGTAAAATATGAATCTCCTTCAATGCTTTTGCCATCCGAAGGTTTTATTAAAAAGGAAAAACTCTTGGCAGATTTAAATGAACGACTGGCTAAAATGGAGGAGGCTCTGAGTACTACAGACCTTGAAGAGATATGTGTAGTGGATCATCCTGGCTATGGAGAGCTGACCAAATACGAATGGATAGATTTTATGGTTTGCCATACCAAACGCCATCTACACCAAATAGAGCATATAGAAACTTACATTAACTAA